The following coding sequences are from one Clostridioides difficile ATCC 9689 = DSM 1296 window:
- a CDS encoding flagellar FlbD family protein — protein sequence MIRVTDLNGRKYILNSDLIVRIDSVPESRILLTTGEKNLVKESVDEIVDKVIKYKRKINVGYIRSEK from the coding sequence ATGATAAGAGTAACGGATTTAAACGGAAGAAAATACATATTAAATTCAGACCTTATAGTGAGGATTGATTCTGTACCAGAAAGTAGGATTCTCCTTACAACAGGAGAAAAAAACCTTGTAAAAGAGTCGGTAGATGAGATAGTAGATAAAGTAATAAAGTATAAAAGAAAAATAAATGTAGGTTATATTAGGAGCGAAAAATAA
- a CDS encoding flagellar hook-basal body complex protein has protein sequence MIKAMYSGVSGMKANQTKLDVIGNNVANAGTTSFKKSSARITDSFYQTVLYASAPTAALGGTNLGQVGVGSKISSINKDMVQGNVQPTNRPSDLMIDGDGYLPVVRQGTVMYTRDGSFNLDTGFKAADGALKNIKGGRLVNGDGYMLQGMIYDGEYKADTGEFVKKGDAKGKEPIVIPLQSISPKDGTVQNVLEYNISKDGTVEFLLSDGQRTQFVYDIPDGAKVGDTPAGIDKLKGTIQKVQTYAFQNPAGLDAEGGNLFKPSANSGDPQIAGATGTIIQGAIEASNVDIAEEFTEMIIASRSFQANSKIISTSDEILQEIINLKR, from the coding sequence ATGATAAAAGCAATGTATTCAGGTGTAAGTGGAATGAAAGCAAATCAAACAAAATTAGATGTAATAGGTAACAATGTAGCCAACGCTGGAACTACTTCTTTTAAGAAAAGTTCAGCTAGAATAACAGATTCATTTTATCAAACTGTACTATATGCAAGTGCTCCAACAGCTGCATTAGGAGGAACAAACTTAGGACAAGTAGGTGTAGGTAGTAAGATATCAAGTATAAATAAAGATATGGTACAAGGAAATGTACAACCAACTAATAGACCATCTGATTTAATGATAGATGGAGATGGATATCTTCCAGTAGTAAGACAAGGAACAGTTATGTATACGAGAGATGGTTCTTTTAATTTAGATACAGGATTTAAAGCAGCTGATGGTGCTTTGAAGAATATTAAAGGTGGAAGACTTGTAAATGGTGATGGATATATGTTACAAGGTATGATTTATGATGGGGAATATAAAGCTGATACTGGAGAATTTGTTAAAAAGGGTGATGCTAAAGGAAAAGAGCCTATTGTAATACCACTTCAAAGTATAAGTCCTAAGGATGGAACAGTTCAAAATGTACTAGAGTATAATATATCAAAGGATGGAACAGTAGAATTTTTATTGAGTGATGGTCAAAGAACTCAATTTGTCTATGATATACCTGATGGTGCTAAGGTAGGAGATACACCTGCTGGAATAGATAAATTAAAAGGTACAATACAAAAAGTGCAAACATATGCATTCCAAAATCCAGCAGGACTAGATGCAGAAGGAGGAAACTTGTTTAAACCATCAGCAAACTCAGGAGACCCACAAATAGCAGGAGCTACAGGCACAATAATACAAGGGGCAATAGAAGCTTCCAATGTAGATATAGCAGAAGAATTTACAGAAATGATAATAGCAAGTAGGTCTTTCCAAGCAAACAGTAAAATAATATCGACATCAGACGAGATACTTCAAGAAATAATAAATCTTAAGAGATAG
- the fliJ gene encoding flagellar export protein FliJ: MELDKNFKFRLQKVLDLKIKDEEEIKMEFAKIQQKKIDIETNLENLESNYSKYSIGKNNDSVQNQKITINYLLALNNSIMDLSEKLDKSTNELEKARKQLISKQIERKSLEKLKEKKYGQYYKEEQLKEQSTNDEFASMSYLRNRQVL, translated from the coding sequence ATGGAATTGGATAAAAATTTTAAGTTTAGATTACAGAAAGTTTTAGACTTAAAAATAAAAGATGAAGAAGAGATAAAAATGGAATTTGCTAAGATTCAACAAAAAAAAATAGATATAGAAACTAATTTAGAAAACTTAGAAAGTAATTACAGCAAATATTCTATAGGTAAAAATAATGATAGTGTTCAAAATCAAAAAATAACTATTAACTATTTGCTAGCTTTAAACAACTCTATAATGGATTTATCAGAAAAACTGGATAAGTCGACAAATGAACTTGAAAAAGCTAGAAAACAGCTTATAAGCAAACAGATAGAGAGAAAGTCATTAGAAAAATTAAAAGAAAAAAAATATGGACAGTATTATAAAGAAGAACAGTTAAAAGAACAAAGCACTAATGATGAGTTTGCAAGCATGAGTTATTTGAGAAATAGACAAGTTCTATAA
- a CDS encoding flagellar hook assembly protein FlgD, whose translation MYGIATALAGTQGNYRSNNLSQLERNINDIANKQVRSKGNQTVTDNGTPIIGQGDDADKDLFMKILVAQMGNQDPMNPQDPTEYVSQLAQFATLEKMSAMNEKLDVLLALSNSTLINSALSMATSLIGKEVEVSGEEKEDENIVGVVKSTYIKDGEVHLELEVDGSDKTVGVKYEKLLKIGEVDENSGEENDSSEHESPEEA comes from the coding sequence ATGTACGGAATAGCAACGGCTTTGGCAGGAACTCAGGGAAACTATAGGTCAAATAACTTAAGCCAACTTGAAAGAAATATTAATGATATTGCCAATAAACAAGTTAGAAGCAAAGGAAATCAGACAGTAACAGACAATGGGACTCCAATTATAGGACAAGGTGATGATGCTGATAAAGACTTGTTTATGAAGATACTTGTGGCACAGATGGGTAATCAAGACCCAATGAATCCGCAAGACCCAACAGAATATGTGTCACAATTAGCACAGTTTGCAACTTTAGAAAAGATGTCAGCTATGAATGAGAAGCTAGATGTACTTTTAGCCTTAAGTAATTCCACTCTAATAAACTCTGCTTTAAGTATGGCAACATCATTAATTGGTAAAGAAGTAGAAGTATCTGGGGAAGAGAAAGAAGATGAAAACATTGTAGGAGTAGTAAAGTCCACATATATAAAAGATGGGGAAGTACACTTAGAATTAGAAGTAGATGGAAGTGACAAAACTGTAGGTGTTAAATATGAAAAATTACTTAAAATAGGAGAGGTAGATGAAAATTCAGGAGAAGAAAATGATTCTTCAGAACACGAATCTCCAGAAGAAGCATAA
- a CDS encoding motility protein A: protein MKKTDSLTFIGLIVSTVLVLVGAAKGSSSGLKNFFDVSSILITVLGSFGALMITFTIDDIKLIKNALQYSFKTMSVSKLDLLEQFKTLSKKARKEGLLSIESDVMGIEDPFMKKGLELCIDGLEINEIRSILELEIDSVEDTNNRYSKLFKTWGTFAPAFGMLGTLIGLIQMLADLTSPDLIASGMGKALITTFYGSLLANIALNPIAYNIDEKTEKEIYVKEMMLEGIISIQSGESSIVVEERLATYLSNNEKLEIMKSNKNTERAMSNGA, encoded by the coding sequence ATGAAAAAAACAGATTCACTGACATTTATTGGACTAATAGTATCTACAGTATTAGTTTTAGTTGGTGCCGCAAAAGGAAGTAGTTCAGGGTTAAAGAATTTTTTTGATGTTTCATCAATATTAATCACAGTGCTTGGTTCATTTGGAGCTCTAATGATTACATTTACTATAGATGATATAAAACTTATAAAAAATGCATTACAATACTCATTTAAGACAATGAGTGTATCAAAGTTAGATTTACTAGAACAATTTAAAACACTTTCTAAAAAAGCTAGAAAAGAAGGTCTTTTATCAATAGAGAGTGATGTAATGGGAATAGAAGATCCATTTATGAAGAAAGGGTTAGAGCTGTGTATTGATGGATTGGAAATCAATGAGATAAGGTCCATCTTAGAACTAGAGATAGATTCTGTTGAAGATACAAATAACAGATACTCTAAACTATTTAAAACTTGGGGAACCTTTGCACCTGCTTTTGGGATGTTGGGAACACTAATAGGTTTAATACAAATGTTAGCTGACCTTACATCTCCAGATTTAATAGCATCTGGCATGGGAAAGGCATTAATTACAACGTTTTATGGTTCTTTACTTGCCAATATCGCTTTGAACCCAATTGCATATAATATAGATGAGAAGACTGAAAAAGAAATTTATGTAAAGGAAATGATGTTGGAAGGTATAATAAGCATACAATCTGGGGAGAGCAGTATAGTAGTTGAGGAACGTTTAGCCACATACCTTTCAAACAATGAGAAGTTAGAAATTATGAAATCCAATAAAAATACAGAAAGAGCAATGAGCAATGGCGCGTAA
- a CDS encoding flagellar hook-length control protein FliK, with amino-acid sequence MKIQADSYNIIKDIGNRKNSSKNKNIKNDKFEDNLYKTTDHKKVKDRRETSKQNVSSDRPENSDNECHLDEDKSNHLEDENTYEKDCSNNNEALQQLLNLLKENYKKDKDINTILNNIKKLSISDELKQELKLNKNILNKIANQNSELNKANINNSNDIENLDIVKLRELLEDNANKDIEVITKTTENDTKNIDLYSFDSNRMDNLNSNKQKDDSSDILEKLAGVNGNKSGNFGQVINKNVDMNKIKNDNVNLKQIESNVMDDSIKAIKHMKTNDIQELTIKLRPKELGDMNIQLLKDGESMRAVVTVFNKDVFDSINKNIADLKQHLELTNVNIKDVSVQMHSDNTNTSDTFDKAFEQQNRQNNQENMSKKNTNDKHNNVVIEDDIKENTIDDDRVDLLA; translated from the coding sequence ATGAAGATACAAGCAGATTCTTATAATATTATTAAAGATATTGGGAATAGAAAAAACTCATCTAAGAATAAAAATATAAAAAATGATAAATTTGAAGATAATCTATATAAGACAACAGACCATAAAAAGGTTAAAGATAGAAGAGAAACAAGTAAGCAAAATGTTAGCTCAGATAGACCGGAAAATAGTGATAATGAGTGTCATTTAGATGAAGATAAAAGTAATCACTTAGAAGATGAAAATACATATGAAAAAGATTGTAGTAATAATAATGAAGCTTTGCAGCAATTACTGAATCTTTTAAAAGAGAATTATAAAAAAGATAAAGATATAAACACTATATTGAATAATATAAAAAAACTAAGTATATCAGATGAATTAAAACAAGAACTTAAGCTTAATAAAAATATATTAAATAAGATTGCAAATCAAAATTCAGAGCTAAATAAAGCTAATATAAATAACTCTAATGATATAGAAAATTTAGACATAGTTAAATTAAGAGAACTTTTGGAGGATAATGCTAATAAAGATATTGAAGTAATTACTAAAACTACAGAAAATGATACTAAAAATATAGATTTGTATAGTTTTGATAGCAATAGAATGGATAATCTTAACTCAAATAAACAGAAAGATGATAGCTCTGATATTTTGGAAAAACTAGCAGGGGTAAATGGAAATAAGAGTGGGAATTTTGGACAAGTAATAAATAAAAATGTTGATATGAATAAAATTAAAAATGATAATGTCAATTTAAAACAGATAGAATCAAATGTAATGGATGACTCTATAAAAGCTATTAAGCATATGAAAACAAATGATATACAAGAATTGACAATTAAATTAAGACCAAAAGAATTAGGAGATATGAATATACAATTGTTAAAAGATGGTGAAAGTATGAGAGCTGTTGTGACTGTTTTCAATAAAGATGTCTTTGACTCTATAAATAAAAACATAGCAGATTTAAAGCAACATCTTGAACTTACTAATGTAAATATAAAAGATGTATCAGTGCAAATGCACAGCGATAATACAAATACATCTGATACCTTTGATAAAGCATTTGAACAACAGAATAGACAAAATAACCAAGAAAACATGAGTAAGAAGAATACAAATGATAAGCATAATAATGTAGTCATAGAAGATGACATTAAAGAAAATACTATTGATGATGATAGAGTAGATTTACTAGCTTAG
- a CDS encoding OmpA family protein has protein sequence MARKKNKKKDEINPDAWLATYADTITLILTFFVLLYATSVVDMEKFKNIADALKGQFSGTSIFSTGSSTSEKSPIDSVLVDKNDKSNLEQDLKDKVNNSNLQNSVTVKDDSRGILLELDDSILFDSGISELKVDSKATLNKVYDMIKMMKNKIVIEGHTDNVPVKSSTHESNWDLSSSRAVSVVRYFVEEKGMDPRLFSATGCGEYQPLVSNETAKGRAENRRVNILITID, from the coding sequence ATGGCGCGTAAAAAAAATAAGAAAAAGGATGAGATAAATCCAGATGCATGGCTGGCTACTTATGCAGATACTATAACACTGATTCTTACATTTTTCGTATTATTGTATGCAACATCAGTTGTAGATATGGAAAAATTTAAAAACATAGCAGATGCGTTAAAAGGTCAGTTTTCTGGGACAAGTATATTTAGTACGGGTTCAAGTACAAGTGAGAAATCTCCAATAGACAGTGTTTTAGTGGATAAAAATGATAAATCAAATTTAGAACAGGATTTAAAAGATAAAGTTAATAATTCTAACTTACAAAATAGTGTAACAGTCAAAGATGATAGTAGAGGGATTTTACTAGAGTTAGATGATTCAATTTTATTTGACTCTGGGATTTCTGAGTTAAAAGTAGATAGTAAAGCTACTCTTAATAAAGTATATGACATGATAAAGATGATGAAAAATAAGATAGTTATAGAAGGCCATACTGATAATGTACCTGTAAAATCAAGTACACATGAATCCAATTGGGATTTATCTTCTAGTAGAGCAGTAAGTGTTGTAAGATACTTTGTAGAAGAAAAGGGCATGGACCCTAGACTATTTTCGGCAACAGGATGTGGAGAGTATCAACCTTTGGTTTCAAATGAAACAGCAAAGGGAAGGGCTGAGAATAGAAGAGTTAATATACTTATAACTATTGACTAG
- the fliI gene encoding flagellar protein export ATPase FliI, with product MYKTDISIDFDKINKKIENLELTISEGRVKKIIGLTVEVEGIKAFVGELCVIYNQVNKPVNCEVVGFKDKEVILMALGELTLIAPGCKVISKGIPLSVMCSDNLLGKVLDGLGNPIDNSDAVLGDRYNLNNEPPDPMKRKKIRNIMETGVRAIDAFTTCGEGQRIGIFAGSGVGKSTTLGMIARNAKADVNVIALIGERGREVLDFIDKDLGEEGMKKSVVVYATSDKAPLVRLKGALTATAIAEYFRDQGKKVILMMDSVTRFAMAQREVGVAIGEPPAQKGYTPSVFAILPKLMERTGTSDKGSITAFYTVLVDGDDFNEPIADTTRGILDGHIVLSRDLANKNHYPSIDVLNSLSRLMNEIASKEDIKIASFARDMLAEYREAEDLINIGAYASGTNKKIDEAIYYHEHIINFLKQGINEKSSFNETISSLRGIFE from the coding sequence ATGTATAAAACTGATATATCTATAGATTTTGACAAAATAAATAAGAAAATAGAAAATTTAGAACTCACTATATCAGAAGGTAGAGTCAAAAAGATAATAGGACTTACTGTAGAAGTTGAAGGAATAAAAGCTTTTGTTGGAGAGTTATGTGTTATATACAATCAAGTCAATAAACCAGTGAATTGTGAAGTAGTGGGTTTTAAAGATAAAGAAGTCATATTAATGGCGTTGGGAGAGTTAACATTGATAGCTCCTGGTTGTAAAGTTATTTCTAAGGGGATACCTTTAAGTGTTATGTGTAGCGATAATTTACTAGGCAAAGTACTTGATGGTCTTGGAAATCCTATAGATAACTCAGATGCTGTTTTAGGAGATAGATACAACTTGAACAATGAACCTCCTGATCCAATGAAGAGAAAAAAGATACGAAATATAATGGAAACAGGTGTAAGAGCAATAGATGCATTTACTACTTGTGGTGAAGGACAGAGAATAGGGATATTTGCAGGAAGTGGAGTAGGTAAAAGTACGACTCTAGGTATGATTGCTAGGAATGCAAAAGCAGATGTAAATGTAATTGCCCTTATTGGAGAAAGAGGAAGAGAAGTATTAGATTTTATTGATAAAGATTTAGGTGAAGAGGGAATGAAAAAATCTGTTGTTGTATATGCAACATCAGATAAAGCTCCTTTGGTTAGGCTAAAAGGTGCTCTTACTGCTACTGCAATAGCAGAGTATTTTAGAGACCAGGGCAAAAAAGTAATACTTATGATGGACTCGGTAACTAGATTTGCTATGGCACAAAGAGAAGTTGGTGTAGCAATAGGAGAGCCACCAGCTCAAAAAGGATATACACCATCTGTGTTTGCTATTTTACCAAAACTTATGGAGAGAACAGGGACATCAGATAAAGGTTCTATAACTGCATTTTATACAGTATTAGTTGATGGAGATGACTTTAATGAGCCAATAGCAGATACAACAAGAGGGATACTTGATGGTCATATAGTTTTATCTAGAGACTTGGCAAATAAGAATCATTATCCTTCTATAGATGTATTGAACAGTTTAAGCAGACTTATGAATGAGATTGCTTCAAAAGAAGACATAAAAATAGCATCTTTTGCGAGAGATATGCTTGCTGAGTATAGAGAAGCAGAAGATTTGATAAATATAGGTGCATATGCTTCAGGTACAAACAAAAAAATAGATGAAGCAATCTACTATCATGAGCATATTATTAATTTTTTAAAACAAGGAATAAATGAAAAGAGCTCTTTTAATGAAACTATAAGTAGTTTAAGAGGAATCTTTGAATAA